One Setaria viridis chromosome 3, Setaria_viridis_v4.0, whole genome shotgun sequence DNA window includes the following coding sequences:
- the LOC117850126 gene encoding uncharacterized protein isoform X6 codes for MTILLPCVKANVHKKIIFSLISKRKANNLISLKPHVHSCLWGFSQCTDKEGKIDDHHREKQQTDQLNTSNASSLPQSTYIDKEADNHQRKNQQTDHFKILNPSCLPQNQSSQKEGTSTNSSRDGQQIDQLDSSGSSSLQLGQHSDEEGISKNHERDDQRTHKRNTSNFPSLPKSCHPYEEGISNVYKREEIKAYRADTSSCPSDQLVLLGLSLSASEKDSLQEFVRWSNGKLMKEWDKNVTHVIVGKGPGSSWNRSFEVLMAVLLGKWVIHFEWIMDCSSEMRPRPEASYEVTSSMDSLKTMDGPKKGRIRAATGAPNLFSGLRFRLSAYMNPDGRHRVRDLIAAAGGKVLEGGFLDPPLECFDGSSSVKPYFVFDGDVPGEFALGTLLKEVEEARKHAAAGARVISHQRVLDAVAAYDAEILNR; via the exons ATGACCATTCTTCTTCCTTGTGTCAAAG CCAATGTTCACAAGAAGATTATCTTTTCACTGATTTCGAAGAGGAAGGCCAACAATCTGATCAGCTTAAAACCACATGTTCATTCTTGCCTGTGGG GTTTCAGCCAATGTACAGACAAGGAAGGGAAAATTGATGATCATCATAGGGAAAAACAACAAACAGATCAGCTTAACACTTCAAATGCTTCATCGTTGCCTCAGAG CACATATATAGACAAGGAAGCTGACAATCATCAAAGGAAAAATCAACAAACAGATCATTTTAAGATTTTGAATCCTTCCTGCTTGCCTCAGAA CCAAAGTTCTCAAAAAGAAGGAACTTCCACCAATAGCTCAAGGGATGGCCAACAAATAGATCAGCTTGACAGCTCAGGTTCCTCTTCCTTGCAATTGGG TCAGCATTCAGACGAGGAAGGAATTTCTAAGAATCATGAAAGGGATGATCAACGAACGCATAAGCGTAACACCTCAAATTTTCCCTCCTTGCCTAAGAG CTGTCATCCATATGAAGAAGGAATTTCCAATGTTTACAAAAGGGAAGAAATAAAAGCATATCGGGCTGACACATCAAGCTGCCCTTCTGATCAGTTGGTTTTGCTTGGTTTGTCTTTAAGCGCGTCAGAGAAG GATTCCTTGCAGGAGTTTGTACGTTGGTCCAACGGGAAGCTGATGAAAGAGTGGGACAAAAATGTGACTCATGTCATTGTGGGCAAAGGTCCTGGTAGCTCATGGAACAGATCATTTGAAGTCCTCATGGCAGTACTGCTGGGGAAATGGGTTATCCATTTTGAAT GGATCATGGACTGCTCCTCAGAGATGCGTCCACGTCCAGAAGCTTCTTATGAGGTAACATCCAGCATGGATTCACTCAAAACAATGGACGGGCCGAAGAAGGGAAGAATCCGAGCAGCCACAGGG GCACCGAATCTGTTCTCGGGACTGCGCTTCCGCCTCAGCGCCTACATGAACCCTGACGGCAGGCACCGCGTGCGAGACCTCATCGCAGCCGCCGGAGGGAAGGTCCTGGAGGGAGGATTTCTGGACCCGCCACTCGAATGCTTTGACGGCTCTTCTTCGGTGAAGCCGTACTTCGTCTTCGACGGCGACGTTCCTGGAGAATTTGCCCTGGGCACGCTGCtgaaggaggtggaggaggcgaggaaGCACGCGGCTGCGGGTGCGCGGGTGATCAGCCACCAGAGGGTGCTGGATGCCGTCGCGGCATACGACGCCGAGATCCTCAACCGCTGA